Proteins encoded by one window of Polyodon spathula isolate WHYD16114869_AA chromosome 16, ASM1765450v1, whole genome shotgun sequence:
- the LOC121328993 gene encoding transmembrane protein 51-like, whose amino-acid sequence MARNSHASSSGSQYALCALGVGLIALGVVMIVWSMVPGNTVPSGNSSKPELGPETDSTKGKTSSVAFVLVGSGVAMLLLSICLSIRHKHWQNRHEAEATGVEYEDSESPDERPEVPEGHVPAYNVPSYDEVVGSSDYPVRQSNLHNSLSLPSYESLADALAIEASAEAATNTDGPTPAPTAAAATQQPPQQQAGRQKARSSKKFKPLKVRRIKSDKLHLKDFRLKIQNSNSSRPVTIEPLTPPPMYDKEIQDKNLPV is encoded by the exons ATGGCTCGGAATTCACACGCCAGCTCCAGTGGGTCTCAGTATGCTCTCTGTGCTCTGGGGGTTGGCCTGATCGCTCTGGGCGTGGTAATGATTGTGTGGAGCATGGTCCCAGGAAACACAGTGCCTTCTGGGAACAGCAGCAAACCAGAGCTGGGTCCAGAGACGGACTCCACCAAGGGGAAGACCTCATCTGTGGCGTTTGTTCTGGTGGGGAGCGGAGTGGCTATGCTGCTGCTTTCTATCTGCCTGAGTATCCGCCACAAACATTGGCAAAATCGACACGAGGCTGAGGCCACTGGCGTGGAATACGAGGACAGCGAGTCTCCAGATGAAAGGCCGGAAGT GCCAGAGGGGCACGTCCCGGCGTATAATGTTCCCAGCTATGATGAAGTGGTCGGGAGCAGCGACTACCCAGTGAGACAGAGCAACCTCCACAacagcctctccctcccctcctacGAGTCGCTAGCGGATGCATTGGCGATAGAAGCCTCTGCGGAAGCTGCCACCAACACAGATGGGCCGACCCCTGCCCCTACTGCCGCTGCCGCCACACAGCAGCCACCACAGCAACAGGCAGGTCGCCAAAAAGCACGCTCCAGCAAGAAGTTCAAACCATTAAAGGTTCGCAGGATCAAGTCTGACAAATTGCACTTGAAGGACTTCAGGCTTAAAATCCAAAACTCGAACAGCAGCAGACCAGTCACCATTGAGCCTTTGACCCCCCCACCAATGTATGACAAAGAGATTCAAGATAAAAACCTGCCTGTGTAA